A section of the Hevea brasiliensis isolate MT/VB/25A 57/8 chromosome 17, ASM3005281v1, whole genome shotgun sequence genome encodes:
- the LOC110637502 gene encoding LOW QUALITY PROTEIN: abscisic acid receptor PYL8 (The sequence of the model RefSeq protein was modified relative to this genomic sequence to represent the inferred CDS: deleted 1 base in 1 codon; substituted 1 base at 1 genomic stop codon), with protein sequence MNGRSNGTAIGNGFGSVESEYIRRHHQHDPADHQCTSALVKHIKAAVPLVWSVVRRFDQPQKYKPFISRSVEQGNEKIGSVGEIDVKSGLPATTSTERLEFLDDDEDILSVRIVGGDHGLRNYCSIISLHPETIDGRPGTLVIESFVVDVPDGNTKDETCXVEALIKCNLKSLADVSERLAVLDLTEPIGCIWETLDSILMWWRLWLKRMKLTGRLYHRDSGH encoded by the exons ATGAATGGTCGAAGTAATGGGACGGctattggaaatggatttgggaGTGTAGAGAGTGAATACATTAGGAGACACCATCAGCATGATCCTGCTGATCACCAGTGTACTTCTGCTCTCGTTAAGCACATCAAAGCTGCTGTTCCTCTA GTATGGTCTGTGGTGAGGAGATTTGATCAACCACAGAAGTACAAGCCTTTCATTAGCAGGTCTGTTGAGCAGGGGAACGAA AAGATTGGAAGTGTTGGAGAAATTGATGTAAAGTCTGGGCTTCCTGCCACTACAAGTACTGAAAGGTTAGAGTTTCTTGATGATGATGAGGATATACTCAGCGTCAGGATTGTCGGTGGGGATCATGGATTGAGG AACTATTGTTCAATCATTTCCCTTCATCCGGAGACCATTGATGGAAGACCAGGGACTCTGGTGATCGAGTCTTTTGTAGTGGATGTACCTGATGGGAATACCAAGGATGAGACGTGCTAGGTTGAAGCTCTGATCAAGTGCAATCTCAAATCATTAGCTGATGTGTCAGAGCGCCTAGCAGTGCTGGATCTGACTGAGCCCATTGGTTGCATCTGGGAAACGTTGGACTCGATTTTGATGTGGTGGAGGCTATGGTTGAAAAGGATGAAGCTTACAGGGCGTTTATATCACAGAGACTCTGGACACTGA